The Anastrepha obliqua isolate idAnaObli1 chromosome 5, idAnaObli1_1.0, whole genome shotgun sequence DNA window AAATGGCTATATTCATAACTATATTCAGAGCAGCATTACGACTAAACTACGTCCCCCTAAGGTGGAGGGAAGTCAGGGTGGTTTTCATACCAAAGGCTGGTAAGAGCTCGCATACGAAacctaaagacttcagaccaATTAGCCTTTCCTCATTTCTATTGAAGACGTTAGAGCGATTAATAGACGCTTTTATAAGGGAAAACCTAACACCGTCGCTACTTGCGAGATCACAACATGCATACTCTAAAGGTAGATCCACAGAGACAGCATTAAGCTCACTAGTTTCAGAGATAGAGAAATCAATAGAGAATAAAGAACATTCTCTGGTAGCCTTCCTGGACATAGAAcgctttcaacaacatcctaccggaggcCATAACAAGCGCGCTGACTGATTTGGATGTCGCCGAGGGCCTTGTGAAATTCACAGAACAGTTGCTACTAGGCAGGCTCGTAATTTCGACGTTGGGCCCCTCGACGATACGCAGATCTGTAAAGAGGGACACGCCTCAGGGCGGTGTACTTTCTCTTCTGGCAATGAATCAATTGTTGATGAGTCTAGAGGAAAGGAGGATACACGTAGTagcctacgcagacgatgttgcaatattaattagagggaaattcccagataccctctgcaacataatacaaaatgctttgaacgatGTAAGCCGGTGGGCTGCATCGAGTGGTCTTGGAGTAAATCCCAACAAAACAGAACGAATCATGTTCACCAGCAAATACAGGATGCCTGTTCTAAGCCCCCCCTACCCTTGAGGGAGTCACTCTGTCAATTGGGGAAGAGGCGAGCTACATAGGACTAGTATTAGATAGGAAGCTTTCCTGGAAACAAACGATtaatgatagagtaaaaaagcagccacagcactctatacatgcaaaagaattatgggggcaaaatggggcctaaccccaaaaatagtacACTGCCCATATACTGCGGTGGTACGGCCTATCATGACATACGGTGTCTTAGTCTGGTGGCCAACACtcgagaaaagaacaacagtaaaacgCCTAGAGAGTATTCAAAGGGGTGCTAGTCTTtgcataagcggggcactaaagactacgcccacggtagcgatgaatgtcatgctgcatctattaccgattgaggcctacagcGAACAGTTGGCAgcgaaatcggcacttaggttaagagaatcttcCAACTTTGCCACTAACAGAAGAGTTTACgcaagaatactagacgaataccccttcctacatcaaacgacagacttttgtagctcaatggagttgcatttaaatacatcctttaccacaactttcccaatgagagaagattgggacaatggagtaatggacaatagaagcggaatcagcatctatactgatgattccaaactaaatgatcaagtaggcggaggctTTCATTTTGAAGGATTGAATGCCAACATCGCAttccggttaccggatcactgcagcgtatttcaagctgaaattttggCTATCAGAGAAGGcctgctagccctaaataaaaggGTCATCACTacaagagatataaacatatattcagccaatcggccctgaaagctttaaaatcgcctaatattaactcgaagatagtaaaagaatgtatcgaaaTTTTGACGTAATTATCACAGTACTTtataataaacctgctctgggtgccgcgtcatagagacatagaaggcaactgcagaGCAGATAaactagcgagattgggtatcacattaccgatccaaccaaacaaagcgaacataccttAGAAAATGCCCATAAACACGttatcagtgctgccaacaggctatggactcagtccctgacctgtgcaactagtagaatgacgtggccggaatggaaTACGGGCCGCACAagccgactgttgaaactaaacaggaaaaatatgagaaatcttctcggaGTCCTAACccggcattgtctgattggtagacatgccagtagactgggagcaccctataacgactattgcagaagctgtaacgacattgaagaagaagagactatagaacactttataTGCAGGTGCATATCTCTGGATAGaggaaggttcaatattttaggaaaaagctgcctgaataacttggcagattggcagaagtagccaatataaaaagtCTTGCAAGCCTTGTTAGATACatcaaagccacaggttggttcaatgtagacaatgtagagtgaggagaggggacagccctggtggtatcacaatgggcctacagcaggcctaggtgtgtcaaccgacaaccactatacctacctacctaattactattatttttttttatttgaagaatttttttttttgttcttttttttcgtttgcctTCACGCAAACTTAAgagaagttaattttttttttgtttaatttgaagaattttttaactaattttgccTAATAAATTTTAGCtaagttttaaaacaatttctgcGTTTTAATGTGTTCACTACCAAAGAGGCTcgaattttcatatttcttttatatatttttttttattaccacCGCATATGAATTACAACATCTGAAGCAGccgcagaaaaattaaaatttgttttcggtAAAAGGTAATCTTAATCCAATTAAAAACTCAATACACAACTCATTTGTGAAAGAAGTTGCAAAGACCTTGACTTCGATTAGATGCAAAAACTTAAACGGTGCAAATTAATACGTGTACACACATACAGGCGCACATATGGGGCTATTGGAGCAGTGAGAGTAAGAGGTGGCTGCCGAATGGCGGATATTAAAATTTGAAGgacttaatatttttgaaaaatgtagacATTCAATTGATTCTCCAAAATTTACAATTGATCACGCACGCACGTGGATCTCAACTTTTAGTTTAAGTTTTGTaatgccattttttattttatgccacTGAGAGAGAAAAAGTAGAGTCTATAACAGCAGCTCCCCTTTGCTGCAACTCTGGTGGCACAGTTTCAGAAAAATCGCTTGTTTTTGGCAAAtcggttaaaaataaaaaacaacaacaccaataacgaataaaaaaaatttgcagcagaaaaaacattaaagtacAAACACACATGCAAAGTGGGAAAGAGATGCCACAGACCTGGACTACTTAGATGTGATGAAATCGAACCAATTCGGttacaaaatcacaaaaaataaactaaaaaatttaaaacaaaagagCAAAGCCACAATAAGCTGCAGAAAGTTTATGCGTACACCGAGCGACAAAACGATAGCGCATCAACATTTCGAGTAGttgggacaatttttttttacttttttattgatgctatatttttttatgaaactgtGACATATTGTCTagcaaaaactatttaattccAGTTTTTCGACTTCatagcaaaattgaaaaaaatttcagaaacttttcttatttttccatGGCTTTCTCTACATAACAAATGCGCAGATGATTTTATATGGATTTTGTATGGATTTTATATGGATTTTGtacagatttttttaacaacttaaaacttgcgctttattatataaaatttaatggtctgtaaaactgcataccaaaaatatttctagaaaTTTTAATCAAAGTCAGTAAAATTCATACCGAAAatatttctagaaattctagtcaaaagctgtataatgcataacaaaaatatttctagaaaTTGTAATCAAAGGCAGTGAAATGCATACCGAAAATATTTCTAGAAATTCTTGTCAAAAGCTGTGAAatgtttactaaaaatatttctaaaaattgtattcCAAAACCTGTTCAAAAGCAGCGAAAGTGTGATGAAAATTTCGTGCAATTtgtctaatttttatataaaaatttaaaatggaatTTACATGGATTTCATTAGGCAATaagctgtattttttttaatttaacaaatttttatttttataaaatgatgAACATTCGAAACAAGAAAAGTGAAACATGCAAAACTGTTCAAAATATTGCTGTGCCATCGCTTGTCGCGGGCTGTGCGCACGCAGAAAAGTGAGTAAGTGAGGCAATGCGCTGGAACAACAATAATGTGCTACAGAAATTTACAAGAAAAAGGCGAAAATAAATTCACAGTTAATTAATATAAGAAGTCTGGTTAatgggaagaaaaaaaaaactaaaaccgaAAAATTGAATGTCAAAACTGAAATCATAACCGGTTTGAGGTGTTTCCGAAAGCAAAACACAAATTACATTCCCCACcatttttcttgtttaatttatccgcttttattgctttattttataatatttaaataaattccagTCAGCGGGATGCATCGCCGACGCATTCTCAGCGTGCAGTGTTTCTGGGCCACAGTGAGGAGCGGTATTGGACAACTCGCCCTCCAGCTGGTCACAGCATCTTTACAttactgtgttttttttttgtttttgtcttatattttttacatcttTATCTGTTTGATTGTgtcttttattatttctgtcTCGCCTGAATTCAGTGAAAGTCTTTTGTGACCGGTTTGCTAGAAAGTGCGTCCCTCTTTTTTCAGCTGCTCCACTTTACCGCATTGTGATTGCTTCATTGAAAATCACagaatttgcacaaagttatgcaatttttccaattttttgtttttgaatgtcTGCTCGTCGGCCATTACATGGAATTTCCCGCTTGTGAAtgaagaaaagtgaaaaatattttatttaaaccaaaaatcctaggttttattgaatttaaatgtagaaactttaaaaattaataaaatgaaaccTGTTGCGAAAAGTACTTTACACCTCGAGGAATTCTCGCCTTtgatatgtgtttgtgtgtatgtaaggaTGGGTATAAGgtgatgaaagaaaaaattgtatttttgcacGACATTCAAGGTTTTCCTCtatcgacaaacaaaactaacactttgtaAGGCTCTTATACTGCCCGTCCTGTcgaatggcgcagaagcttggacggtgACAGCATCCTATGAGGCGTCTCTTGGAGTATTTGAGTGTGTGGAAGAGtgtgcggaagatttttggaccttcgcacgggaaagaaacgactggcgcactttatAAGAACTGgcaaaaatcgcataagcgactatcgcgccaatcaagaagaagaagaagaagaatgctcCGACTTAGATCAACTATGCGCGGTTTCGCTGAATCACTTATTGCTCTTTCGAAAGTAATTCAATTTTGTCTCTCTCCAAAAACGCCTCGTCGCTATTGAGAAAGAAATTGGATGAGACGACTTTCGAAAGtttgaggttaggttaggttaggttgagtgGCTGTCATCCGACACAATTAGGCCTGAATAGTGATATCACTGAGCTCGTTCTTTACACTCCTGAATTTTCTCTGAACCAAGCAGTGGATTTAAGGACGTAGACTGGTCAAATACtacttttttatagatattttttcggattttttgcttttttttttaagaaaataaaatgcgatcgttttgattttatagtatgttattattgacatcaaatagtatacaaaaacaattttttttacatatttttttgacaacataccttttttcaaaagtccgccattttgttatttttcaaaaaagaaatttccattgtTACACCTGTCAGAATTACAAAAcgataatcagtttaactttttcatttcagatgtcctgaagagccaaaatcctgttaaCAAGCTACCTgtctttttttaagacgcttacttggTGCCAgcctactaaaaaaaaatttgtcaaaaaaatattgtttttgtatactatttgatgtcaataataacatactataaaatcaaaacgatctcattttatttacttaaaaaaaaattcctaaaaaaataaataaaaaatgagtatttgacctgACTACGTCCTTCAATCCATAGCTTTGATTTCGACAACCCGCTTCAATGCAGTCAAGAAAGGCGCATTCGAGCGTGCAAAGCCTTTTTCTGTATAGAGAAATGCATGCACACAGGAGATATTTAACGATCTGCTCTTCTTCAGAATCTTAACAGCTGCGACATAGATCATTATGTGGTAGCTCCAGTCTATTTGCAAGTCTTCCAATTAAACAAAATCCTGTTATTACTCCTGCCGTATTTGTCATAACCTGCATCCTAAGATTCAGTAGCGATTTTGTGCGGCCATGGTTCCATTCTGGCCAAGTTTGCCTGGCTTTTGGTGAAATAGCCAAGAAATGATTGCCTCCAACGGGCACTAGCAGCATTGGTAGATAATCATTCTTTCAGTAATAATTTGTTTGTAGCTAAGTGAATTGGTATCAGTGTATTACCTGAGTGAATATTTTGTATTGTTCATTCCTTTGCAAGCTCATCTGCTTTGCCTTCTATATTTATATGGACTGTATCAGATCATTAGCACCGTAGGCTAACCGAATAAGACCAACACGAAAAACTTCATTCTCACAGAAATTTCTGCAAggatcattaaaatttattcgatgaagaagaaaaattcaaataatcttGTCGGAAACCAGATCGGGCCAGCAAAGTTAAGCGAACTCAGATCAAAACGGCGAAAGATCTTCTGAACTATTTTCAAGAGGTTTATATAGATTATGTGATAGATGTTCCTCCTATTGGTCAAAGCCGGCCCTCTTAGAGCGACTTCTTCCTTCGGACAGTCCAATTGTTAATAGTAGATACACAATTTAAGAGTTTGGTTGTTGTGGAGCAGCTCATAGCAGGTGATTCACTGCCGATCTCATCAAACACACAACTGTCAAAGTTGGCTTGATCCCCATTTAGTTGGGGTCACCGCTATTCGTCTACGaccgctttcgcttgcagttatCGCATCAGCAACCACTATTGGTTTCAGAACGAGGCCGATTTGTTGCGTTTCAGATTGCAATTCGCAGATAAAAACTCGGTTCATGAGACTTTCTGCCTAACATCGGGCTTCTTAGTGTACTCAACCTTAGGTAGTTCTAAACTGTAACGTTACGTTAATCTGGGTCTCGGGATATAGGATAATTGAAGggaacgaaaaagcagatgaactggcaagagaggTATCTGTCAAGAATAACGTTCTTGTGCTGAGTGcaatcaagaatacaatttACTCAATAGATGTACCTTCGAATTGCGGATTGTAGACGGAGAGGCCAGACGGCAAATAAAATTAGAAGAATATTATGGTCAACCTACAGCCCCAAACAAACGTCcatattgataaacatgaaacgacggtaCGCTTGGAGTCTCACGGCGATCATAACTGGCCTTTTGTTTGCcgggaacaagcagccaaaatgggcatccctcacaacacacactgtcaCAGTTGGAAGAATGgattttccattttctctgtgcATGCGCTGCCGTAGggaaggagagaatgtcaaTCCTTtgcaaaccactgttcgagagtctccaACAACTAAcaggcttagacgtcaacaacctaataaggttctaaAACTGCACAGACTCGATATAGTCaggctgtaaataaccgttaaacaagttgataGCGAGAATGTAGCATCAAagtggtgcggaagcgctagttgtattctggatgaatcaccacttcaaccaaccacCCAAGTTACAAGCAATGCAACAAGTGCTTACTTTCCATAATTTTGtcgacatttttgacaattgacCCTCAGAGGGtggtaacaggtggcgctaaagtaatccttctattagaaaatactataaattttgcgattggcccctaatgtcagttctgttttgacatttgtgtagtaaacacatgcgaaatacacgttaataaagaATGTTaagctacactgctccagaacgcggaatattgctgactatttatttgaccaataatcggtcagtgactttggcacaacgtgaatttcgtcgcagatttcctcgccgtccaacgcctactggtgaaacactgcgacgtttagccgctcgcctcgaagagactggcacaacgcgagatgctgccaggagtggcagaccccggagtagccgttctgcagagaatattgctgctctagccgaggatgtcatggaagcgccgccGACATCGACCAGaggtgccacgcaaatgggtatcagtcgacggtctttacagcgaattttggtacaaaatttgaagatgtttccgtacaaagtccagacggtacatcagctgttagctgctgaccgccaatcgcgtctaacatacgctcaagccatccttaatcaccaccaagaggaagatgatttttcatcaaaaataatcatgagtgatgaggcacatttccatcttagcgggtacgtaaataagcaaaatttacgcttctggggcactgaaaatccgcgtgtaacctacgaagagccattacacccgctcaaagtcactgtatggtgtgctgttttcgctggaggagtcatcggaccttttgtcttcgaagacgtcgcggcccaaacggttactgtgaatggtgagcgctacagagcaatgatcaacgagttctttttgccgcaacttgatgaattgggattggaaaacatgtggttccaacaggacggtgcaacggcacacactgcacgtgccacaaccgatatgctgaaggatgcatttcccgggcgcctaatctcccgttttggcgatttgcactggccagcaagatcgcctgatttgaccgctccagacttctttttgtggggctttttgaagtcgcaggtttatgtcaacaagtctCAGACTCTTACAGCTCTTAAAGATAATATCCGTCAAGAacgtgaggacctatcgccggaagttttggccaaagtgagtgaaaatgccataaaaagggatCAAATGgtaatcaactgtggcggcggccatttacatgacatcatattctcgacttgatgtaaaaaaaattaaaagaccaaataaaagtaatccacaagaagaatacaggtttttcattttttttttaattacaggcAAAAaccatcgcaaggttacttttgcgccacctgtacaTATTTGACATCAAATTACCGAAACGTAgtcgatgaaaccaaaattatgcaaaattccTTGTAATAACATTAGGACCAAACACTATTCACATTTTCCGCCACCTGACTTGCATTTCcagcttaataaaaaaaaagtgcaaaacatATTTTCTCCCCTCTGGTGTCCACCTTCATTGAGCGCTCAAACAATATTGAGtcaagattaggttaggttgtagcgGTTGCCCACTAAGGGGCACACTCAGGCTCTCAGTCCATTTCGATGCCGCTTagggaacttgtccttatctctcctaaagcgattgtgaaattatattaaactaaaaaaatttagaagatccctgatttccaccagagatcttccaactcattaaaaaaattgtctacctgaAATAGTGAATCTTTGTCTAATTAGAGCAGGATAATGATGTAGAAAGTGCGAGATCGTCTCCTCCTCTTTCTCATTTAGACGGCTTCTTCAGAAGTCATGTATCTGCACTCCCATCCTCTTGGCGTATCTGCCAATTAAGCAGTACCCAATTATAAAGTATACTAAGactatgcttattttggcttagtagAGATTCTGGTGCATTTAGCAGTGAGAGTAGGCTGCAATTGTTGGGCGATTCTGCAGATGCGCTCACTAtgtcatctttcattcgctgttCCTACAATTTTCTGTACTAAGCAGTCAACATCTGGACAAGCCTTGCTACTTCATCGGTCCTGCGATTCCCCACAAAGCAATggtcaggaacccatgttagctttgggtgaaatgactcagtcaCCTTGTtgcgaaatttattcattttataattttgcattcACGCTTGTTGCGAAAGGTGCGATGGTAACCCATCGCACTCATCTGTTTGCCATTTTCTCATTTTCTCATTCTCTCATAAAATGTCAAACTCATTCCTTTTGATTTCTACATTGTTCGAGCACTGGCGCCGCAAGCGAACAAAATGTAAGTTTTATATTGTACAttcttattattaaatttgaactaattgtaaaataaagatttcagccTACAGCTACAAGGACTTGAATATTGTTTAATTTGCGGGCCGCCTATTGTTGGGACAacattctgaaatattttgtttcggaaacaaatattttcttttttggatTCTGAAGTTCCCTTGGCCATCGCAGTTCGGAAATGGAAGACTCCGAACATATTAGCGTACTTATGGAAGGCAGTGAAATACCACCGGCGGCGACCATTGGTGAGGCTGACAAACCTAGCAACGACACAGCAACTGGAATTGGATCGACACTCACAGCTGGTAGTGCACCGTATTGTCACGCATCAACGCCCACTACTCACCCTTCGACATTTACAGTACCGGGCGTGAACAACGCATCCATGATAACATCAGTTCATGGAACTCAACCGCACTACATGGTATATAGCACCAGTGCACCGCTGTTTCAAACCGCGGCAGTCAACGCATTTACAAGCACGTGGGGGCCCGGCATTGCTAATGGTGCCATACCTAACCTCACTTCGGCTGCTATGCCTTGCAGCGCGCTAACCTATCCAACGTTCGGCAATACATTTCGGCCATTTTGTTCACAGACGAATATGCATAGCCGTGTGGCACCACAACCGAATACTTCTGTTTTCATGCAGCCGAACATTACGCCATCGTGTAACCAAACGCGCGACCCCTCTTATAATGTTTTCAGCCAATATAGCACATCCGACGTCAACTTAACACCAACGCAGATTTCCAGCAGGCAAGTGATAACCAAGGATTTACCAACCTTTTCCGGCAGGCCTGAGGACTGGCCCCTATTCATCACGAATTACGAGCAGTCTACCGAGCGATGTGGCTTCACCGATCAAGAAAACCTGATCAGACTACAAAAGTGTTTAAAGGGACCAGCTCTCGAAGCGGTGCGTGGTAGGTTAATGATGCCAGCAACAGTAGGTCTGGCAATCAACACATTGAGAATGCTTTATGGTAGGCCTGACATTATTCATCAAACAATGCAGATGAAATTGAGACAAGAGCCAGCAGTTAGGGCCGATAAATTGGAAACGCTCATAGCATTTTCACTTGCAGTGCAAAACTATCGCGCTACGATCCAGGCGGTAGGCCTGGCCGATTATTTAAACGATCCTGTGTTGCTTAATGACTTGATAGCCAAATTGCCAAGCGATCTAAGGCTCAATTGGGGCGGTTATCGTATGTCGCTCAGTCGCGTCGACATTGCTGTGTTTGACGATTGGCTTTTCGGACTTGCTACATGCGCGAGTCAAGTTACAAGATGTGAGCCACCCACAACCACAGCCgcctttgaaaatattgaagtaaAGAAAGGCCGCAATTCCCACAAGGCGAGAATTTTAGTTCATGAAGTTATCGGAAGAAATGTAGAAGTAAACGCGAAGGTGACTATATGCCCAAAGTGTGGCGCCAACCATAAGCTGTCAGACTGTGCAGAATTTACTGCGCTCTCGCGAAGTGATCGATGGCTGTTTGTACgagagaaaaaactttgctTACGCTGTTTCAATTCTCATTATGTTCGCCGATGCAATCTGAAGAATAGGTGTGGGGTTGACGGCTGCCAGATGGCACACAACGCTCTTCTGCATACGCCTGTTCCCGTTAAGAGCAACGTCGGTCATGAGCAAACAGCGCTATACCACGAACGTCATTCAGGCTCACCAAAGGAGAAGCAGAACTCGCTATTTAGGTACGTCGCCGTTACTGTTCGTAACGCATCCAAATCTGTTGACACATATGCACTCATCGACGAAGGCGCGTCTTGCACTTTAATTGAGAACGAGCTTGCAGATTACCTTGAATTAGACGGGCCGTCCGAGGCGTTGTGTCTGCGATGGACTAACGAAATTACTCAAAGCGAAAATAACTCCAAGTTTGTAAGTTTTGAGATCGCATCGACACAGTTGGGCTCTCCAAACTACTTGTTAAGAGGCGTACGCACTATTGCTCGTTTAGGCCTGCCTGTTCAAACATTGGACCGCGATACCATGGAGAAGCATGCCCATCTCAGAGGTCTACCTATATTGCCATACAACGGTGCAAGGGCTCGAATTCTTATCGGAGTCGACAACGCGAAAGTCTGTGTGCCAATTGAAGTTAAGGAGAGTAGCACCTCCAACCTGATTGCTGCTAGATGCCGGCTGGGATGGACCGTTTACGGTCGAGACACATCTGAACACGCAGTGATGCCCCGCGTGCTCCACATCTGCAGCTGCGATCCTACGAGCAGGGACCGAATGGACGAACAGATGAAGGCGTATTTTGCTATCGACGCTATCGGTGTCTATGCGCCAGCTAAACCGCTTCGGTCAAAGGATGATGAACGTGCTTTACAACTGATGGAAAAATTCACCAAGTTTCTGCCGACAGAGAAGAGGTGGGAAACAAGATTGCTATGGAAACAAGACGTCGTCGATTTACCCGATTCACTTCCTATGGCACGCCGTCGACTAATGTGCTTGGAATCCAAGATGAAGCGGGATCCTGAACTCCACCGTTTTATCGTCGACAAAATTGACGATTACAAGAAAAAGGGTTACATACGCAAATTGGAGTCGCTCGAAACATCGATAGGTGGCAGATCGTGGTACCTTCCTATATTCACGGTGCTCAacgttaacaaaaacaaaactagatTGGTATGGGACGCTGCAGCCAAAGCTGGAAATACTGCACTTAACAACATGCTGTTAAAAGGACCTGATCAGCTAAACTCGATGATGGGTATTCTTCTTCGCTTCCGCGAAAGGCCCTTTGCAATATGCGGAGATTTACGCGAGATGTTTCACCAAATTAAGGTAGCCAAAGAGGACCAAATGGCGCAGAAGTTTTTATGGCGCGACGGTGAGTCTAATCGGCAGCCAGATGTATATGCCATGTGTGTGTTGACTTTCGGCGCTTCGTGTTCTCCTTCGCTAGCGAACTacgtaaaaaaccaaaatgcacAACGTTTTTCCGAAAACTATCCCGAAGCTGTACAAGCCATTATAAATAACACTTTCGTCGATGATTGGCTTCAGAGTGCAGACAATGAGGAAGAGTTATCGCGTTTGGCTACTGTTGTTCGCTGGATCCATAACGAAGGAGGTTTCGGGATGCGAAACTGGGTATCCAATTCCAAGAAAACTTTGACTGCACTCTCCGCTAACAGCACGCTGCTATCCAGATGTTTTGAGGAGCCTGAAGCTACTATCGAAAAGGTGCTTGGAATGTGGTGGTTACCAGCATCGGATGAGCTTACCTTTGTGGAAAAGTTTCCTAAAGAAGTTTTTGATGAGCACACATTTCCATCGAAGCGACAAGTTTTGCGTACAATCATGAAAATATTCGATCCCCTTGGACTGCTCGGGTATGTCATCATACAAGCAAAAATCATCCTACAGGACATTTGGCGTTCAGGTGTTAATTGGGACGAGCCTATCAGAGAGGATGATCGCAGTAACTGGTGGAACTGGTTGAAAAGAATTTCTTCGATAAACAACGTCAAAATTCCTCGGTGCTACTTACTTTCCAGCTGTAGCCAGAGTAACCAGTTGCACATTTTCGTGGATGCAAGTATCAACGCTTATGCTGCTGTGGCGTATTTGCGTGCTAAAGTTGGTAACGCGGTGAACTGTTCATTGCTGG harbors:
- the LOC129248882 gene encoding uncharacterized protein LOC129248882, translated to MEDSEHISVLMEGSEIPPAATIGEADKPSNDTATGIGSTLTAGSAPYCHASTPTTHPSTFTVPGVNNASMITSVHGTQPHYMVYSTSAPLFQTAAVNAFTSTWGPGIANGAIPNLTSAAMPCSALTYPTFGNTFRPFCSQTNMHSRVAPQPNTSVFMQPNITPSCNQTRDPSYNVFSQYSTSDVNLTPTQISSRQVITKDLPTFSGRPEDWPLFITNYEQSTERCGFTDQENLIRLQKCLKGPALEAVRGRLMMPATVGLAINTLRMLYGRPDIIHQTMQMKLRQEPAVRADKLETLIAFSLAVQNYRATIQAVGLADYLNDPVLLNDLIAKLPSDLRLNWGGYRMSLSRVDIAVFDDWLFGLATCASQVTRCEPPTTTAAFENIEVKKGRNSHKARILVHEVIGRNVEVNAKVTICPKCGANHKLSDCAEFTALSRSDRWLFVREKKLCLRCFNSHYVRRCNLKNRCGVDGCQMAHNALLHTPVPVKSNVGHEQTALYHERHSGSPKEKQNSLFRYVAVTVRNASKSVDTYALIDEGASCTLIENELADYLELDGPSEALCLRWTNEITQSENNSKFVSFEIASTQLGSPNYLLRGVRTIARLGLPVQTLDRDTMEKHAHLRGLPILPYNGARARILIGVDNAKVCVPIEVKESSTSNLIAARCRLGWTVYGRDTSEHAVMPRVLHICSCDPTSRDRMDEQMKAYFAIDAIGVYAPAKPLRSKDDERALQLMEKFTKFLPTEKRWETRLLWKQDVVDLPDSLPMARRRLMCLESKMKRDPELHRFIVDKIDDYKKKGYIRKLESLETSIGGRSWYLPIFTVLNVNKNKTRLVWDAAAKAGNTALNNMLLKGPDQLNSMMGILLRFRERPFAICGDLREMFHQIKVAKEDQMAQKFLWRDGESNRQPDVYAMCVLTFGASCSPSLANYVKNQNAQRFSENYPEAVQAIINNTFVDDWLQSADNEEELSRLATVVRWIHNEGGFGMRNWVSNSKKTLTALSANSTLLSRCFEEPEATIEKVLGMWWLPASDELTFVEKFPKEVFDEHTFPSKRQVLRTIMKIFDPLGLLGYVIIQAKIILQDIWRSGVNWDEPIREDDRSNWWNWLKRISSINNVKIPRCYLLSSCSQSNQLHIFVDASINAYAAVAYLRAKVGNAVNCSLLASKTRVTPLKPISIPRLELMAAVLGLRLAIFIGKQLSVQVSRRIFWTDSKNVICWVRSDARKFHQFVALRVGEILEGSSAKEWRWLPSSENIADEGTKWSDVRNFDDNARWFRGPKFLAQPESSWPVGELVGATSELHHISTSTPLFPTLSVISPDVRRFSTWERLLSTQQIVLRFLRRILKFTPRSLLRLFELRDIQAAEQILISVSQENAFSEEVKSLQHGQNIQRQSAIYKWSPYLDEVGILRVKGRIDFLEGVAVDVKRPIILPKNHTVTRLIIDFYHRKFHHHHNEIIVNEMRQRYCVGALRSMVKECAKRCQICRNRKTKPQPPQMGSLPVERLSPFTKPFTFTGVDYFGPIDVAVGRRREKRWACYLRA